The following are encoded together in the Iodobacter fluviatilis genome:
- a CDS encoding M24 family metallopeptidase, with protein sequence MQTKAIAALKPGLPYLAAHKLAAKVMVESMSKLGFFNGNVDDIVESGAYAIAFPHGLGHQIGLDVHDMESLGENLVGYGEGVERSKLFGMGYLRLGKQLKAGMVITVEPGIYFIPALIATWKAEGRHSDMINYAKFEEYQDFGGIRIEDNVLITETGSHILGPHIARTAAEVEAIMAAS encoded by the coding sequence ATGCAAACCAAGGCAATTGCCGCGCTCAAGCCTGGCCTGCCGTATCTCGCCGCACATAAACTTGCCGCAAAAGTTATGGTTGAAAGCATGAGCAAGCTAGGCTTTTTTAATGGCAATGTGGATGACATCGTGGAATCCGGCGCCTACGCCATCGCTTTCCCGCACGGCCTTGGCCACCAGATTGGGCTGGACGTGCACGATATGGAAAGCTTGGGCGAAAACCTAGTTGGCTACGGTGAGGGCGTAGAGCGCAGCAAACTGTTTGGCATGGGCTACTTACGACTTGGCAAACAGCTGAAAGCAGGCATGGTGATTACGGTAGAGCCGGGCATTTACTTTATCCCCGCGCTGATCGCCACCTGGAAAGCCGAAGGCCGCCATAGCGATATGATCAACTATGCTAAATTTGAAGAATACCAAGACTTTGGCGGCATTCGCATCGAAGATAACGTACTGATTACTGAAACCGGCAGCCACATTCTTGGGCCGCACATCGCCCGTACCGCAGCTGAAGTAGAAGCCATTATGGCTGCTTCTTAA
- a CDS encoding glutathione S-transferase: MKLITSYTSPFGRKVRIVLAEKCIEYQIIEDNPSAAGSNIPELNPLGKVPILMVDDGRTLYDSRVIVDFLDHSTPVGKLIPNEQRQAINVKRREALADGISDAAVLIRQESLRPAQQQSQEWVAHQQAKIERGLASIAAELDEKKWWGSEQFSLADIALGCTLAYLDFRLPKQGWHANYPNLLHFYNQIAERPSFIETSPPLI, translated from the coding sequence ATGAAACTGATCACCTCATATACCAGCCCTTTCGGCCGTAAGGTACGCATCGTTCTAGCTGAAAAATGCATCGAATATCAGATTATTGAAGACAATCCTAGTGCTGCAGGCAGCAATATCCCCGAGCTTAACCCGCTAGGCAAAGTGCCCATCCTGATGGTGGACGACGGTAGAACGCTTTATGATTCACGGGTGATTGTTGATTTCTTAGATCACAGCACCCCTGTTGGCAAGCTCATCCCCAATGAGCAAAGACAAGCCATTAATGTGAAACGCCGCGAAGCATTAGCCGATGGCATTAGTGACGCAGCGGTGTTAATCCGGCAAGAAAGCCTAAGACCAGCACAACAGCAATCACAGGAATGGGTGGCCCATCAGCAAGCCAAAATAGAGCGCGGCCTAGCCTCGATTGCGGCAGAGCTGGATGAGAAAAAATGGTGGGGTAGCGAGCAATTTTCTTTGGCCGATATAGCCTTAGGCTGCACCCTCGCCTATCTAGACTTTCGCCTACCCAAGCAAGGCTGGCACGCGAACTATCCCAACCTCCTCCATTTTTATAATCAAATAGCAGAGCGCCCTTCCTTTATTGAAACAAGCCCACCGCTAATTTAA
- a CDS encoding aminopeptidase P family protein — protein MFAPEIYRQRRDTLATSLPDSLILLLGNVDSPMNYTDNIFPFIQDSNFRYYFGLNEPGLAGLIDTANDSVTLFGNEAEVADIVWTGPQPSLSERATAAGITQSQPYAQLKQRLATAQAAGIQVQYLAPYRGETILELANLLSCSSAAVKAAFSTALAQQVIAQREIKSADEIKEMETVLAITRDVHHAAMRASQANVLEHQVVGLMEGIVRSHDLQLAYPSIFSRNGEVLHNHHHHQKLQKGDLVLNDTGATSSGGYASDITRTIPVGANSAHASASCTTRCWRCKPRQLPRSSLACRISPHINLPQKLWLKA, from the coding sequence ATGTTTGCCCCAGAAATCTACCGCCAGCGTCGTGATACCCTTGCTACTAGCTTGCCGGACAGCCTGATTTTGCTGCTTGGTAACGTCGATTCGCCGATGAATTACACGGATAATATTTTTCCGTTTATCCAAGACAGTAATTTCCGCTATTACTTTGGCCTGAACGAGCCAGGCCTTGCTGGGCTGATTGATACGGCAAATGACAGTGTTACCTTATTTGGCAATGAGGCCGAAGTAGCTGATATCGTTTGGACCGGCCCACAGCCTTCATTAAGCGAGCGCGCAACCGCTGCAGGCATTACACAAAGCCAGCCTTATGCTCAATTAAAACAGCGCCTGGCAACCGCCCAAGCGGCAGGCATTCAAGTGCAATACCTTGCCCCTTATCGCGGAGAAACAATTCTTGAATTAGCAAACTTACTGAGCTGTAGCAGCGCGGCAGTTAAAGCGGCGTTTTCTACCGCTCTCGCCCAACAAGTCATCGCTCAACGCGAAATTAAATCAGCCGATGAAATCAAAGAAATGGAAACCGTGCTGGCCATTACCCGCGATGTACATCACGCGGCGATGCGTGCCTCACAAGCCAATGTGCTTGAGCACCAAGTGGTTGGCTTGATGGAAGGCATTGTACGCAGCCATGATTTGCAGCTTGCCTACCCAAGTATCTTCTCCAGAAATGGCGAAGTGCTGCATAACCATCACCACCATCAAAAACTGCAAAAAGGTGATCTGGTACTGAACGATACCGGCGCAACATCTAGCGGTGGTTACGCCAGCGATATCACCCGCACCATTCCAGTGGGGGCAAATTCAGCCCACGCCAGCGCGAGTTGTACGACACGGTGCTGGCGATGCAAACCAAGGCAATTGCCGCGCTCAAGCCTGGCCTGCCGTATCTCGCCGCACATAAACTTGCCGCAAAAGTTATGGTTGAAAGCATGA